The genomic window AATGGtgtgatatgtgcaattacatccttctaacggaaaaaaatatttgaagatttttctcaaattatggataccaacaacattttcatttataactcttttatttttaatttgacgacgaaaagttattcttcataaaaagctcttcatgtcctaagatttatgatgcaaccatcatatgtaaaattttattaattttatacgaggtatataaaaaatatgaatttcgatcaagagtaaactacctatagttcataacatttaaattagaatgatataattgcacattaaaacataattattaattctaaactacttttcataatagtaattttccatattatgaattaaaatacgtaaataaacaaagctttcgttatgataatgctcgcattttcagcttgttaataatatttcttcttcttcttcttcttcgtgctactaggattactcctgtttgtctgcctcttattacttgttctacaattccGCCGTCGATTTCTAGTTTGCATCTAGGCGGCTCTTTACtgatcactatacatttagttttttttactGATATTCTCATATCGTCGGCCTCATATGAAAAGTGCCTAAGTCCCAAAATAAGCAAAAATGAGATATTGCGCCATCTGATTAATATTTATGGTAGGTACGCATGCATAGCAAGACAAAAAAAGTTCAAAAAAGCCAATAGATGTCGCTAGAACCACAAAAAAGAATTCTACCCAACTCCACGGCGTTGGTGAATCTCATGAAACTTGCCAAAGTCTATCATTGTCATTGAGGCTAGATGTACTTTTGCTGCTGCTGTGTTATATCTccaagaaaagtattataagctAACATATTTTTAAGGAAATAGTGTAAACTATTATTAAAGGTAAGTTTGATTTGAACATATTATTATAGCTTTGTGTTAATTACATTTAAGTAGCATTATTATCCTTAAAACCCACATTCGTTTTTCTTGTGGGACTTTTCACAGTTTATTTTTGGAGACTTTTATGGAGTTACGCATATTTCTTCATGATTTTCGTTATTAAATGGAGTAACATATATTAAAAATTGCCTACCTccaatttttttccttatttcaaAAATGAAAGTTGCTTAGCTccatttttaaagtaataatattttaaaaatagatcTATTTTTATGAGAAGGCTGACGGATACTATTCTAAGTAACTGTGTCAAATAAGATAAGTCAAAAACATtctttaaatcattttttttcgTCTCATGTAAAGTTTGTTAATTTGGACTTGGGCACTTTTCATATGAGGCCGACGATATTAAGATTGTTTGCTGTGAAATTGAAGGTGTTGGgttgcctttgtaggtcatccttgTGGTACTgaatcatcggcatagcatactatcgtgattttatgcgctcccattATCATtatgtggtatccatgtcgttttattacttcgtgaattatttgattcatcaccatattgaataacaatgggctgagcgagtctccttggcggattcctcctttcAGTTCTATgcattttgtttctcctgttgacattagGTATAACTCTGGttttgttcttgttaatttcattaattatccTTATTACCTGatggtctatttgttcagcttgtaataaatttaagatgtaatttcgcctcaccctgtcaaaagcactttttaaatctacatGTGTAAGTACATGTATGTACATGTATAtgttttccatattcaatagacttttctgTTATTTGTCTGATAACAAAAATTGCATCTATGGTGTTGCACTTTTTCCGAAagccctgttgttcatctgccatgTTCGCTTTTTCTCGATTTTATCTTTCATAACAGCCGACAACAATTTTAATGTCTGTAAGACAGAGTCTGTAAGACTTTCTTCCATTCCGGGCCAAAAATTGAATTTCGCGCCAAAAGTTTTGGAAAAAATAGGTACTATGCTGTAGGCAATAAAAAAAACCCTACAAAATGAAAGTAAAAAGAAGTTAGTACGATAAGTCAAATCGAAGATatcgccaaaaaacgaaaaacctctttttaattttttttaaggttATGGGTGGGGCTAGGggtctaaaaaaatttttggtcgaatcattttttatgtagaataacatggtatttttatttttggaataccTCTGGGGGCATTTTCGTCATATTAACGGGGTAGACCATTATTTGGGCAATAAGCCTACAGAAATACgagataatatatttatttatttatttgactgtatacaaaaataaattttcgacAAAAGTTGCTGAGTTTTGCTAAAAACagtaaatacaaatttaaaaactcTTTGGTGTTACTTTACAATCAACTCTATCAGGAAAGTCGCAAGTAAGTTCTTCTTCGTCCCACAAAGTACCAGGTGGGCATGTAAATTCAATAGCCTGTCCTCGTACACATTCGTAATATTTAGCACAATCATCTTCATCTGCGAAAAAGGTTCCGTCTTTTTGGCCATCGCAAATTGAATCTATATACAagataagaattttttaaatgtgtGTTTAATAATGTACCTACTTCAAAggaaaatatataattttattctaagaataatttttaattttgcatatcaaaaagttactaaaaagaccacatccaaaatataaataaatatagaataatCTACTTATAGTGCAGTCATTGCACTATTTTCATGAAGTGAAAGTGAGTTAAAGTGTTGAAGTGAAGCATTAGTGAGTAGCTAGAAGATACCTCAATaaacaaaagtgatatgataccaacttgcgcttttactctgggggtgaaaattattttattcaaaataaccccataaatcgagggatcaattctaagcaaaatttgttatatgtataaagttattaaaataaatcaatacctttggagttattaaagatcaaaattcttatttttttcgtgaaaaaaatgcatgttttaaagcgggttttcataaatttaataattcacaAAACAtcagtttttacaaaaatgttgGCATTACCCAAAATTAAAGATAACAAAGAACGAATAAACTCCTTACTTAAAAAACCATttaatattaattcaaagtgagttataggtaattgaatgtatattttttttcagcgAGTACTTAGATGTAAGTATtgaagcttaaataacaggaaaacgatgcattttataaaatatacttactaaacacttgtcaaagtacttaggaatgcctatcaaatgagctccagaaaaagttgatagcatcaaaattaagcaagttatgatgaaaataagagaaccatTTTGAAtcttttaggaaaaagtgaaaataagGACTGATTGTTATGCAATAAGCTTATAAATGCATTCCTAAACTCCATCCAGTCACTATAATTTCCATCAAGTTGTGGCCAATTTGATGGAAATtatttgttgtttttaattttttgaatatttgaaggttatttttgtaaatatatcgtAATGCTTTTTATTTGTAAAGCTAGGCCGAAGTTAAATTTCTCGTAGTCGTTGATCAATGATCGTATTTCATGATATTGATCAAATGATGCCTTAAATGTATCTTATCTTAATTATTATAACTGTGTTACTATGCTATCGCCGAAAGTTAAAACATTtatctgattaaaatattttttatctaacCTGGTTGATTTgatgattatttaaaatttttaaaaattgtgtaagaTTCTTTAAGATTTGCTTTTGTTTACAAAATGATAAAACGATAATAGATTTGGATgaaaatgaaacatattatatTCATTAtatgacaataaataaaataaaagatatttATTTAAACTGAAGCCGAATTGCCAATAGGGATTTCCTACGTACAAGTTTTCAATGGTTAAAAACATCTTTTGAATACTTTACACCATGGATTTTTTGAGAATTTACTCGGGACAGTTAATCGGTAGATTTTATGAAAGTAGAATTTATTTGCTCCATTTTACACTATTTTACAGCTATTTTTCACCAGTGGTATAGCAATACTtgaatagattcgtctcgaaATTACCATCCTTTCATATCATTGAgaactctgaattttgattaataacaGCGTGAActgtaattaaagtttatcgaaattaCAGTTTTGAAGTCCATTAAACTttcatttataaataatattggtCTAGTCTCTATCGAAAACAGCTGAACGCAATGTAGGTATACTCTTCGGGCTCAGCTGGTGTTCTTTCGCCTTTTAGTGAAACACCAAATGCACTTAGATGTTTTATTGATATAGAATGACACTAGGGTAAACCCAGGGAGAAACTTTGCTTTACCGATATGTTTCGTATGAAACTTAAAATGAGACTACCTTGATAATGCTACATGTTGAATGTATGAGGTGACTCGAAGGAATGAATTTAAAGGCACATCTTGCCTGGTTGAACTGACTCTAGTAAATGAATCTAATGCATGCTCTTTCTTAGCTGCAGGATAAATTGGATCATAGCCATAGCCCACACGACTTTCGAACAAAGGTTTTTATTTAGTCAGCTGAATTAATGTCTattgccaaaatattgtttacgATTTGCaataattaaactaattaaatagCCCGCACATGTTTGCAATCTAATAACAAATTAGTTcatgtgatatacggggtgataaataTATACTGTTTAATACCGGATATGAATGATGAATATTTGAGATTGAACAGCAACGTGAGGCTGACTCTTATTTTGCGGTGCGTCACTGGAAGTGCTTTATCATTTATTATCTATAAGTTAATATCTGAAAAAAGATTTATGAACTGTTGATTCACAAAATCTCTTTTCTCACTCTAACTCAATTACCTACATACCTATTtgatttagatttatttatatcaatttacgaCGTTATTAATCAAAactcagagttggcgcaatgatattaaattattgtaatttcgaaATGAATCTATTCACGTAAATTTTATTGTCATTTGAGTGATTTGAGTGAGTTTTCCGTAacatgtgtgcggtgtcctttttTGTTATATTGACTTGCTTGATTTAttattaaccaagatattctaTATAAATAGGTTCTCTTGAAACAGAACCTAAACAAAAGATATTGAAATAAACAGATAATGAAAGTCGACCAAAACACAGCTTCTGATAGATTGAATCTACTTCATTTTATGAATCTTCAAAATATTATTTGCTTGATTTCTAAACGTTTAAAAATAGTCAATTACATTTTACTTACTTGGGGTAGTAGAAGGTCCAGATGTGGTAGCTATAAGAAGagatataattattaataataacactattaacaatataataaattcgTTTTAAGTGtaaatattttttacgattacTAGATCGAATATAATTAGAAAATTAATAAGAGGAGTAAATTTACAACCGGTTTTCGTTCTAAATTTTGGTCCTGCTtggtttgacatgaaatttgcatacacatagctaacatgacAAAGAAAGAAAAGTGTTgttgtgctgatgtgtgcttttgccctgggggtgagttttaccccttctcggaggtaaaaaaacacgttcaaaataagtccggaattggataaaattgCTGATTGTAAGCAACTTTGTTTCTATGgaattttttcaccaaatcaatacttttcgagttatttgcgagtgaatatgttcatttttcaaccaaaaaacaagtttttatacggtttctcgcaaataactcaaaaagtaagtctTGTATGGAAAAacatattcttaacaaaaatatagcttataaaaaagtgaaaaaaggtGTATATAGTCTCTACACCCAGTCTAAgctaagcagagttgtagctaatagaactaaaaagtttcattaactttttttttgtaggttcttattcgtcaaatttcaaatcgaacatttcagcgtgaaataaccgaaaaatgaaacactttttggggaaaattaatcacaacgtttttaaactgtttaagaaaagttttattttggttttttaagcATCAAAAGTAcctaagttacgctcaaaataaaattggtcaaTCTAAGCGGATCTTGAAAAATCAGAGgttattttaccgtgagtgaatggactatagaTCGAATATACTATATTAAATATTATCTAATGCTAATCGATCGcgataattgtttattaaattacatttttaaaatattttcctaCATTAAAAAACTTTGGTGATTTATCCACATATTTTGTACTTATTTTACAATAAATTACTATATATAGGCTATATATTTTAATCTTTAAATGAACTTACTTGTAACTGGAGCACgacctaaaataaaaaataattaattaatatatattAATGATTTACGGaaggcctatgttcaacaatggacTCAAAACGGCTAATGATGATGAAACATTTTGTAGTGTCTTTTTTAGCCAGACTAAAAATTAAGAACGAGTTTAGTCTGGCCCGAGTTGCAGTTAATATGTTAAACATTTATTAGTTTGAAattacctatttttttttaaatgtcaattATTTTTGTGTTCCAGGTAGATATACacggtgtttggtaaagaatgagccatagcttaaccgcagattcctgaggttaaaataggtcgattgaatctaacttaccttagtacacaagttgataataaccgaaatacagggtgtcaaagttaaacttttgtATTTATTCTTGGATATTTCCTGAcaagcatgggataataacacgaaatttggtaagctgggatgagaaatctaaattcgccaccaaaaatgatgtattacccagagggcgccacatacgtctttcagtgctcatttattatgttcagttttttttatcccccactctacagaCTTtctgaatcaaaatttttattctcttaatatttttacttaaaaaaggtataccacattcatctcgctaaactcaactgttttcgaaataaacgcattttaaatctgcgatacgaCATATTTTCGTGCAtaataatatcattgtagttagacccgaaaaataaacttgaaaccataataattgtgccagttctcatatttcattgcatcgcaaattccatttgaagaaatttgcgatacatttttgtaagtttttattgttttaagttatttttcgggtgtaactacaatgattatttcattcataggagattctgaccaatagaaagctacagacatgcaaattaaggtgataatttttgataatctcccgtcgttaagcatattacgtcagatgcccttcgttgctacgaaaaaatacattcagtgacattaatgacaaatgttttaaaaattataaaagtgatgactttcaaccgtcaaatacatatttataacaactgtgtgtttaatttcactaattggtacttacatatataaattacaataaaattttggttttgaacagttttattcatgaaataatcgcaacaaattgcactcgaactctaaaaattaatatagaatttttgccctcgtgacactttgacataatttcactcgccttcggctcgtgaaattaaaactgccaacgtgacactcgggaaaaattcaataattttagagctcttgtgcaattcctactgataatatataatatgcaaagaattatgttgcctcgcagatttaaaatgcgtttatctaaaaaaaggttgagtttagcgagaagAATGTAGTAgttataccttttttaagtaaaaatattaagagaataaaaattttgattcaaaaagtatgtagaatGGGGATTAAAAaactgaacgtattaaatgagcactgagagacgtatgtggcgccctctgggtaatacatcatttttggtgctgaatttagatttctcgtcccaaaaaacccccgcttaccaaatttcgtgttgttatcccatgcctgtcaggaaatattcaagaataaataaaataaaagtttgacTTTGAccccctgtatttcggttattatcaacttgtatactagggtaagttagcttaaatcgacctagtttaacctcaggaatttaaggttaagctatggcccattctttacctcatcatcatcatcatcagcctctctcaatccactgctggacataggcctcccctgtttgtctccaaagtgttctatcttgtgctttttgtatccagttttttgttgtctttcgtaagtcgtcttgccatcgtgttggtggtcttcctctgctacgtttatcggctcttggtctccattcaactagtttgcgagtccatcttccgtccttcattctggcaacgtgtccagcccatttccattttaagttacagcttctttcaatgacgtctatgactttggtcttagctcgtagatcttcgtttctaatcctatctcgcagagtggcccctatcattgatcgctccattcttctctgcgctactcttagtttttgtgcgtttttctttgtgagcgataatgtttctgcaccataggtcatcaccggtagcacgcattggtcgaaaacttttttcttttttgttttttttttgtttttcgaaaaaaaaagttTTCGATTCTTTACCTAACACTCTGTATATTGTAGATTTAATTATTAATCAAAATACTTACTGCAGTCAACTTCTTCAGGAAAATCACAATAGTTTTTGATATGATTCCATAATCTATTGTGAGGACAAGTTTCAAGATATCTGAGTCCGTGGTCACATTCGTAATATTCTGAGCAATTACCAGGAACGAAATCATACGTAATTTCATTAGAAGGGTATGGACAATGAGGATCTGGagtaaaatctaaaaatatgattaattttaTACATAATAGTTTATTATACAATGAGCATTTATTGGTGGTGATTATGATGCGAGTATAACCGATATAGGTACTAGGACATACTTGGAACGAGCCACGAAGCGACGAGTGTCTTATAGAATCATAGCAATAtcatgataattaaatgcaattTGTTTACACGATTTTTCCTATGATcaatcacaaaaaaatatattcaaatttatttatgtaggattcgttaaagacaatcgtaataaaagtccgtttgatgtttaacagttttaattaataaaatagataactaaattatagATCCTATTAAATTGACGATatgtaaaagtgtttgtgtaattgcgactaaaATTTTACGAGTTGCCACAAAAGAAAATGTCTTTGAAATAATCGCGTTTATCTACTTAATATATGACCGGCTTGTCAATATATAAGTACGTCTTAAAGCGTTTCTTTAAGCGTCTTTTTGATTATCCCAAAACACGTCTGTCGTGGTTCTGATGTTAAAATCGACTGGCGTATTCTTCCCACAATAACCAAAATTCTCTTACTGCTCATCTCCTCTTCTCATGGTTTAATTCGCTTTCGTGAGAACTAAGCTATTAAAATTGGATCAAAGTATGTACTGACTTTTCCAATAAACGAAAACTATAAAATTAGTCAAGGCGGCTACTGTTTATCTTAAAGTCCGATTCCaaacgattgaaaataaatacaatCTTCGCACTAAACTACCCGTCGATTAGATACGCCCCACATCTGTCCCTAAGAGCGTCGCCGACGCCCGCTCGTTTCGTGTTTGTactaataattaaagaaaaaatatatacaggagtcttaaaaattaaggtaaaatatttacaattctacatttaTATTGTAACACAAACAAATTAAGGAGGGTAggtatggtttgaaaattttgaaattttcgatttttttatgaCTTTAAATGACAGTAACTTCAATAACAtcctctgaaaatttcagattgatcggaaCAAAATTACCGGAAAATACAtcatgttgaatatccctaccttcgacttgcTTCACGCTTAAGCCTAGCGAGAAACGTTCTCCCTTTCTCTTTTGTGAACTACttcgcgattcaaaaacatattccggtgtgcatcactttcgATTTAACAGACaacaaagaaattgaaaataaagtttTCAAAACTTTAAATGAGTTTTTgacaaaactgcttttttcaaaggcggcgGGCATtgaactcaaaaactacttgaccgatgaaattttgcatagattttctttagatatttcgTGATGTAACATTCGggctattttttattttatgcttACTTTTTTGTTTAACAACAATACATATATTGATTTTCActcttttttttacaaaaaattcgttattttcacttctaagtgataccaaaaactcaaaaatcggtcaaactaaaaaaactcgataGATGTACCTCGacaaactcataagctaataagggtaggggagcccaagcggggatttttgcagttactcgagctcgtcagattattacattgggagaaaccttgtaccctgaaaatgtacctctatcATATACATTTTGGTTCTTAAtgcagggaagttcgttaagggggagggcgaaaaaaaatctatctttagaaaaactcgaaaacgtcagattaagattaagtaagttaagtacatgcaaaacagtgtatatttaaaaaatctgacgattttagCGGGGCGCGggagtaaggaaatgggtgagtcccaaagtttcacaagaaaaaagcgaatatttcacaaATTTAAtgacagattgaaaaactaaaaaatacgtgctcaatatttttccaaaatctttcgaattataccaaacacgactttccacgaagaggggtgggggtaaatttaaaattttaaatacgaatcccgcgatatttcgcgaaatgaacatcagatctaaaaactgaaaataaacttattcaatattttgaaaaaatctatcgaatggcaccaaacacgaccccccacagaggtggggtggggggctactttaaaatcttaaatgtgagcccccatttttttatggcagatttggattcgttacgtaaaaataaataactatttgagaattttttcgaattatggatagatggccctataatctaaaaaaacgattgttggaaatggaaaattaaattaaaaatggaaagtccccactaaaatggaaaactttacttaacttttttttggttttaggacctactcttcgcaacccaataggtctccataacgctcgagtgactgcacatttgcATACTTTGCTCTCCTACCATAAAATCTTTtcgaattttttgtttcacatgatctaatgacgagttctgatgtctacCGCGAAATCAATTTTATTTGGAAGTGTCTGTTAAAATTTGCCGCTGttgtcttatttttaaatattttgccttgattttttttttaaattctttgaaTTGTACATACTGAATATTtacgtttatttaatttaaaaattaaatagaaTAGTTCCTTACGCTTCTTAACGCTCTTATACGGAATTTTACTCTCATATCTAATTTTCATTCTAACCTTGTTACAAAATTATactatttaaataactatactAAAGTTACTAGGAGCacccccgaatcataatttacaatgtatatacattgtaaatcccaaatcatgatttccaaagtttatacaatgtaaattatgattcgggagtgctcctagtagcatttaacgtgtcttggtttgtttatttctactgcatcttgaatgtaaatttagtatagtaacAATGTCTGGCATAAATAGTTTACTTTATGTTTACCTGTTGGCCGAGTTGGATCTGTCACTGTTGTACGTGGAGGCTCTGAAACAGATAATTTAAAAAGTTTAGATTTATTGGATAAAGAAAAATACTGCTCTACTAGTACCTACTAaagaatattttttacttatttttagaAAAGATCTTCACGTGTGATTCTCTGGCAAAACAGGTAAAACAAGTAGGTATACATAGGAGCATGcattgattaaattttttaaatatattattcgCAATTCAAGTATAACTGCTCTACCAAAAAATTATGGCATCGCTCTATTTCCGAACATTACAAAGATGTAGAgtagttataattatttatttgaatATTCTTATATAGTTTTAAAAGCCATTTATTTAAATCAAGATCACACAGGTGGTATATTCTTATTAAATTTTATGGAAATGAAGCGAAAAATGGAAGACTTAAAAAGTATAGATTGTTCACCATATTTTCAATAGTGTCTTAGTCATTGCCGGCCTAGGATCCtattagacgagcggcacacccccaaAAACACttagatactgaccacggagaggtgaatggccaattttagtcatactgtatgttttgatggtgctgaaaacgaaaatgaggtttattttgaattttatgtgggggaacattgtcaaaattgcaattttatcctaaaaataaaaaaaaaatgaaatcacctttttttgcgtttacctcgctacaactctgttccattttaatatttttttctgaaatttttagagtATAATAAATAGTCCTAACATTCCtcaagacaacggtacctgtttcaagctttcattcttattctgataaaggttatgaattttttaaagtaaaagatgaagatttgtgcattgcaaggtttaatcacaaaagttgagttacgaaatttaaaatttagcttcttaatcgcgtttatgttaaaatatagagtacaaagaagttttctggaaagttttagataaatatgttttatagaaaaaaaaaatagtgcaacttttaatatcgacattagaaatccccaaaat from Diabrotica virgifera virgifera chromosome 5, PGI_DIABVI_V3a includes these protein-coding regions:
- the LOC126885739 gene encoding peritrophin-1-like isoform X2, which translates into the protein MKYLLTACYLAIAACKIDPSAGTEPPRTTVTDPTRPTDFTPDPHCPYPSNEITYDFVPGNCSEYYECDHGLRYLETCPHNRLWNHIKNYCDFPEEVDCSRAPVTTTTSGPSTTPNSICDGQKDGTFFADEDDCAKYYECVRGQAIEFTCPPGTLWDEEELTCDFPDRVDCKVTPKSF
- the LOC126885739 gene encoding probable chitinase 10 isoform X1 yields the protein MKYLLTACYLAIAACTAAEIDFECPTPGNEATFYPDPVNCAEYIECFAGKANIMECPADLWWNQEKQYCDFKSNVDCKIDPSAGTEPPRTTVTDPTRPTDFTPDPHCPYPSNEITYDFVPGNCSEYYECDHGLRYLETCPHNRLWNHIKNYCDFPEEVDCSRAPVTTTTSGPSTTPNSICDGQKDGTFFADEDDCAKYYECVRGQAIEFTCPPGTLWDEEELTCDFPDRVDCKVTPKSF